Proteins co-encoded in one bacterium genomic window:
- a CDS encoding EAL domain-containing protein translates to MEPRISVDLKLEYLKLKSALYDHVNGLPLIELFYKDVVKMLERRIPVGCLLITIVNGEELEKIVTFEHLDQILYESSSKIKLSLGKIGVKEYILASLAPGGETLVLVLYDTKGKIKINKDFLKDVKKFLEEEIKRRLNNYIAREKLAIPEPFVVIIERVLESAPTLRSERQIARELDKMMFEARKMLEKADYDKKAALLRIIEQKDVNFVFQPIVNLKDKQIYGFEALARCSLGEGYNEPETLFTLAESFNLLKDLEKTCALNAIDVFFNFSKNSKKLANKKLFINLSPPSFTVLLSDEFLEKIHAYEVPPDYIVIELTEKFLSLDSEENEAYFDILKRVAKQIGFEIAVDDVGTGYSTLERVASLSPHYIKYDRVLFKNIHKDPVKQELLKTIFDFSKKINSKLIVEGVENNKDYEFAVKLGIEFMQGFLFGRPLKLG, encoded by the coding sequence ATGGAACCAAGGATAAGTGTTGATCTAAAATTGGAATACCTAAAGCTAAAAAGTGCATTATACGATCATGTGAACGGATTACCTTTAATTGAGTTATTTTATAAAGATGTTGTTAAAATGTTAGAGCGCAGAATTCCCGTCGGCTGTCTTCTTATTACAATAGTAAATGGTGAAGAACTAGAAAAAATAGTAACTTTTGAACATTTAGACCAAATCCTTTATGAATCTTCCTCTAAAATAAAGTTGTCTTTGGGTAAAATTGGGGTCAAAGAGTATATCCTCGCCTCTTTAGCACCTGGGGGAGAGACTTTAGTTCTCGTTTTGTATGACACAAAAGGTAAAATTAAAATAAACAAAGATTTCCTAAAAGATGTAAAAAAATTTTTGGAGGAAGAAATTAAAAGAAGATTAAACAATTATATTGCCAGGGAAAAATTGGCAATTCCAGAACCTTTTGTTGTCATAATAGAGCGAGTATTGGAATCTGCTCCGACTTTAAGAAGTGAAAGGCAAATTGCAAGGGAATTAGACAAAATGATGTTTGAAGCGAGAAAGATGCTGGAAAAAGCAGATTATGATAAAAAGGCTGCTCTTTTAAGGATAATTGAGCAAAAAGATGTTAATTTTGTCTTTCAGCCTATAGTAAATTTAAAGGATAAGCAAATTTACGGTTTTGAAGCTCTTGCGAGATGCTCACTGGGTGAAGGATATAATGAACCCGAGACTCTGTTCACTTTAGCAGAAAGCTTTAACTTGTTAAAAGATTTAGAAAAAACTTGTGCCTTGAACGCCATTGACGTATTTTTCAATTTCTCAAAGAATAGTAAAAAACTTGCCAATAAAAAACTTTTTATTAACCTCTCCCCTCCTTCTTTCACCGTACTTTTAAGTGATGAGTTTCTCGAAAAAATCCATGCCTATGAAGTTCCACCTGATTATATTGTAATTGAATTGACTGAGAAGTTTTTATCTTTAGATTCCGAAGAAAACGAAGCATATTTCGATATTTTAAAGAGAGTTGCGAAGCAAATAGGCTTTGAGATAGCAGTAGATGATGTAGGCACGGGGTATTCAACTCTTGAAAGGGTCGCCTCTTTGAGTCCGCATTACATTAAATATGATAGGGTGTTGTTTAAAAATATTCATAAGGACCCAGTAAAACAGGAGCTACTGAAAACAATTTTCGATTTTTCTAAGAAAATAAACTCTAAATTGATAGTAGAGGGTGTAGAAAATAATAAGGATTACGAGTTTGCTGTAAAACTTGGCATTGAGTTTATGCAGGGCTTCTTGTTTGGCAGACCTTTGAAACTTGGATAA